The Lysobacter panacisoli genome includes a window with the following:
- a CDS encoding DUF6630 family protein, translated as MHTEYDPDDNFARTFHPESDVDEQAALETLVWQFLLLVNPGDEDAAMQQFAACRDAIADGADPVPALRDAIDWKAGFHIADDDATGLIEVMDELAARFNLRIDWGVEDAFDDEFLAEAEVPVLVNIAFDRLREHHYTVWTWETGEETCAGWIALQRDDEAVRMVAGALGFHVRTGAM; from the coding sequence ATGCACACCGAGTACGACCCCGACGACAACTTCGCCCGCACGTTCCATCCGGAATCCGACGTCGACGAGCAAGCCGCGCTCGAGACGCTGGTCTGGCAGTTCCTGCTGCTGGTCAATCCGGGCGACGAGGACGCTGCGATGCAACAGTTTGCCGCGTGCCGCGACGCCATCGCCGACGGCGCCGATCCGGTGCCGGCGCTGCGCGACGCGATCGACTGGAAGGCCGGCTTCCACATCGCCGATGACGACGCGACCGGGCTGATCGAAGTGATGGACGAGCTCGCTGCGCGCTTCAACCTGCGCATCGACTGGGGCGTGGAGGATGCGTTCGACGACGAGTTCCTCGCCGAGGCGGAAGTGCCGGTGCTGGTCAACATCGCCTTCGATCGGCTGCGCGAGCACCACTACACGGTGTGGACCTGGGAAACCGGCGAGGAAACCTGCGCCGGCTGGATCGCCCTGCAGCGCGACGACGAAGCCGTGCGCATGGTCGCCGGCGCGCTCGGTTTCCACGTTCGCACCGGCGCGATGTAA
- a CDS encoding response regulator transcription factor has translation MKNTGGLILIVEDHLAIAEMVGEYLESLGYEVDFARDGTDALRLTHETNYDAIILDRSLPRLDGLDVCRRIRKDQRCSTPILMLTARDTLDDKVTGLEAGADDYLTKPFAIQELEARVRALIRRDRKAMGGGTLRVADLVLDPEAMTVHRAGQELRLSPTGFQLLHILMRESPRVVSRQEIEREIWKGEAPDSDTLRSHLYNLRKTIDRPFDHPLLHTMQTAGYKVADLRPAQPPAPEPERAVPRTFTYPQGAVAPI, from the coding sequence ATGAAGAACACCGGCGGCTTGATTCTCATCGTTGAAGACCATCTGGCCATTGCGGAGATGGTCGGCGAATACCTGGAGTCCCTTGGCTACGAAGTGGACTTCGCCCGCGACGGAACGGACGCCCTGCGGCTCACCCACGAAACCAACTACGACGCGATCATCCTCGATCGCTCACTGCCGCGGCTGGACGGCCTCGACGTGTGCCGGCGCATCCGCAAGGACCAGCGCTGCTCGACGCCGATCCTGATGCTGACCGCGCGCGACACGCTCGACGACAAGGTCACCGGACTGGAAGCCGGCGCCGACGATTACCTCACCAAGCCGTTCGCGATCCAGGAACTCGAAGCGCGCGTGCGTGCGCTGATCCGCCGCGATCGCAAGGCGATGGGCGGCGGCACGCTGCGCGTGGCCGATCTGGTGCTCGACCCGGAAGCGATGACGGTGCACCGCGCCGGTCAGGAACTGCGCTTGTCGCCGACCGGTTTCCAGCTGTTGCACATCCTGATGCGCGAATCGCCGCGCGTGGTATCGCGGCAGGAGATCGAACGCGAGATCTGGAAGGGCGAGGCGCCGGATTCGGACACCCTGCGCAGCCATCTCTACAACCTGCGCAAGACCATCGACCGGCCGTTCGACCATCCGCTGCTGCATACCATGCAGACCGCGGGCTACAAGGTCGCCGACCTGCGTCCGGCACAGCCGCCGGCACCGGAACCGGAGCGCGCGGTGCCACGCACCTTCACCTACCCACAGGGTGCGGTCGCGCCGATCTGA